A region of the Chroicocephalus ridibundus chromosome 1, bChrRid1.1, whole genome shotgun sequence genome:
TCTCAGACCAGCACTGCTTGGATGCGGAAGCTGCTCTGTCAGGTTTGTCTTAGGGGTTGCAACAGGTTACATATCTCCCCCCGAGCTTCACCCAACAGGAAAAATGATCTCTTACAGCTTTCCAGTAGTTACTCTGCCTGAAAATACCATGTATTCCACAAAAGCACCTGAACTCCCTGCAGGTCTAACCACACACATTAACGTGAAAAGGGCAGACTAGTATCATTTGATCCTAAGTTAAACCTAtctctgttattattttttatatacaatATGGAAGTAATCCTGCAGGAAACACTCTGTGAGGTTTGTACTAAAGTAAGGACTGAAAGATTCAGAGCTCCATCAAACAACAAGCCGGTTTTGCTCTCAGGCGTTGATATAAAAAAAGCACGTATTTCAGGTGGtctcatttatataaatatactCCAGAGAGACTTTGACTTCATTCTTCATaagcacaaaagaaaggaaaatatagcCCATGAATTTTTATGTACTAAAACACAGAGATGCATATAGCATTGTTTGAGCAATATCATTACTTGGCATTTAGCAGAATTTACAAAACTGCTACTACAGATGATAGCAAATCTAAAAATTGAGTGTTAAACTCTGGCTTTGTTTACATCTAGGCAACTTTATCAACTTTAGTCCAAGTTCAGCATAGTTGCATGGATACAATAGAAAGCAGAATTTAGCTCTTAGCTTTCTTGCAGAATGGGTTTTTATGGCTTATAACATAGAAAATTCACAAGAGCATACCTGAAGCTGAACACCTAATAGTAAATATCTTTATTGTACTACTGTACATTGACTTTTAATGCAGTGTCTGCCCCCAAGATCAGTGGCAGCAGAAAGACTTCTCCTCACCTGGTTCACCACAAGCAGGTCAAGGAAGTCATGAGACAACAAGCCCAACGGTTGCAGAACAGTGCCTCTGATCAGGAGAAACTCTCTGTGTCTACtcagaaagcagtaaaaataaatgtttaatctTGAGTCGTGGGAATATATTTTAACTGTTGAATAAAGTAAACACATTCCGAAAAACATTTAACAGCAGAGATAACTGGCAATTGTAACTATTTGCTACagggtgaccctgctttgcctGAGTAAGGACTGCACTGCCATGCCAAATACTTTGAAGATGCAATGGGCTATCCCACTGTGTTTGATTGCTCTGCTCCAATTACAGTACTTTCGATTTATAGCAGCAATAGGACTGACTCTGAGCTTCAgttcttttgccttttgcttAGAACAGAAGTTGGGCCTAATCTGGCATTCCTTTGGCACCTAAGCTCTCCTGAGCCTTAACAGGTATTCAAAATTCTGACTGTCTGTGAGAGTTCTTGTTACAAAGGAATAAAGGACAGAGCCAGTTGTAAGGAAAGCTGTACcttagaaaaaaatacccagtAGTTTCCGCCACGCGTATTTAAGGGAAACACACAATTttcaaaagcaggattttaaTGCCTTTGTCTAAGGCCCCAAATCTACATTCCTTCTGGCTCCCAAAACTCCATGTCAATGTTAGTTTTGCTTGAATAAGGCCTGCAAGATCCATCCCCAAATCTTGCTCCTTGTTAAATTTAATGGAAATTCTGCAAGTGACTTTAGTGGGATCAGAACAGACCCTTCATCCACTAGCATGTTGCCCAGGTATTTTAGCCACCTTTTCTGCAATACAATATTGTCTAAATCTGTTTTCACTGACCTGTAAGACACTACAGATTGTTAAAGGAAAGGGCAGCACACAACAGGAAATAATGTTGCTTTGGGAATTTTACCATTAGTAAGTTTCTTTCCCCTTACATTTCTTGTAAGAtcaaaaatcaaactaaaatgaTTAAGTACACAGTCAAGTAACTTTAAACCTACAGATCAAAATTATTCTCAAAATGttcaaatacttaaaaatgtGCACTCAAGTTTACTTCTAAAAAGCCTTTTTCCAACAAACTTAAGCTGATATCTAACAGTCTAAAATGCAGAGCTGTACTTTATCCTATTGTTTGTCCATGGGCAACGTATGGGGCCACAATGTATTGAAATCATAATCCTTGCTTTCTGAAGAGAAATTGTTCTGTGTAATAATTTCTGAGGTGTGGTTTCAGTTCCTGTCCTCCTCTAAGCAATTTCAGAAGTCATCTAAAATTATAATCAAACATGCTCAAACGTATTTGTGGGCTTAAAAACATGGTATGATCATGGTCGGCAAACACTGGATAGAAGGTCAAACCCAACACTTCCTAACAGgtcaagagtgaaaaaaaattatagaaagaTGAATCTCAAAAACCTATTACAGGGGTTACCTAAACTTTGCCTGGCTGAGGACCACATTGGCAATTTGCCATGAGCACAAAGGCTCCATTAAGTCATGTTATATGGAAGAGACTGAGCCACCTTTAATATGGCAAGTTGGTCCGTAGAGATGACAGGTGCCAACAGGCGATATGCCACCTGATGTTTGCCACAGGGCTATGTAAGATCTAAGAGGAAGACAGTTAAGTCATCACCTCCACTCATGTAGAGCTTATGTGAAAAAGAGAGGAAGTGAAGGCAAGGGCAAGAGGGAGATAACAGCCAGGCACATGGGCACTAGGgatattaacatttttctcagtTGAAAGTCAGCCTCGGGCCACATGACCAGCTACCATCACCACCTGTTACCTGTGCAGGCCTCCCCTATGGCTGTCCTTGGGAGATCTGCCATGGACATGACGGAAAGCAGGATTGGTCCCTCGACCCACGGGCTGCGCTTCGGCCACCCCTGACCTATTAGAAAATGTTGCTATTTTTCCCCACTACAACTCACAGAGTGCAAAAACAGCAAACGTCAAAGTTTGAAACCCAGGCCTTCCCACCCACACTAGGcctgcctccccaggcagctcccctGCCCACTCTGCCTTCCATCACCTGCTCCTCTGAGCAGAGGCGACCGCACTACACGGCCAGGTCGTCTGacctggctctgcagctgctcgACTTACTGGCCCTGCTCAAGCGCCGTGCATCTACGAGCAGTGGTGGCTCATGCATCTCCACGGTGGTGCAGGCAGCTGAGATGGGCCGTTCCTCTGACAGCTCCTCTTCACCCTCCACATCCCACTTGCTGCCGCTTGCCCCGCTaaggctggtgctgctgccgcTGTTGGCCACAGCGACAGGCGGCCCAGCTGGAGGTGGGAGTAGCTGCTCCAGTGGCTCTTCCTGCTCGGGAAGGGGATGCCGGACACTGCTAGGGGTAGACGAGGCTGCTGAGCTGGGGAGCACCTtcccctgctgctcagctgccaTGTTGACCCAGTTCTGCTCAGCCGCCAGGGCATGTCTGTTGCTGTTGAAGTAGTTGATGACAGCTGGCGTGGGCGTGGGGATGGGGGTTGGGATGGTGACAGGAGTGGAGATGGGCGTGGGACTCACAGCACGGTGCCTCTCCTCAGGAGCTGGTGGAGCAACAGGGTAGCTGGCCATGGAGGCCGTGTTGGAGGGGGGCCTTGGTCTTGGAGTAGCCGCAGCATAGTACGGTGCCGTGGTCACCGGGGTCAGCAGTGGTGTGACAGCACGGGTGTCAGGCAGAACAGGGGGGGGTGCGGCAGTTGTTACCACCAcgggtggtgatggtggtggcagGGCAACAGGTTTGGACTCCCCTGATACCATGACTGGTGTCATTGTTGCAACAGGCATCTCAAGGCTGTACCGGCTTGTCATGCCCTGCTTAAGCTTCTTCCATCCTAAGTGATACATCTCAAGCATGTTGAGCAGCAGGGAGACAGAGGCCACCACCaacatgaagatgatgaagatggTCTTCTCAGTTGGCCTTGAGATGAAGCAGTCCACAGTGTGTGGGCAAGGTGAGCGGCTGCACTGGTAGACTGGCTTTAGCTCAAAGCCATATAGGAAGTACTGGCCCACAATGAAGCCCACCTCAAACAGTGTCTTGAAAATGATGTTGAAGACGTAGGTACGGAGCAGGGCACCCCCCATACGGATTCTACCACGTCCATCACGGATCGGGagtttctccttcccctttttgcCAAGAGGATCCTTGATGTTATTGCCGCCTCCTCCACTACCACTGCCAGACGATGCTGCTCCTGGGTAGTTGCTGTCTTTGATGCTTCCcttctttttcagctcttctttctctttcctcttttcctccatgCGTACAATGTGCAGCACATGGCCCAAGTAGATGAGGGTTGGAGTGGAGACAAAAATGATCTGCAGCACCCAGAAGCGGATGTGAGAAATGGGGAAGGCTTTGTCATAGCAAACATTCTCGCAACCAGGTTGCTGAGTGTTGCATGTAAAGTCCGACTGCTCGTCTCCCCagacctcctcagcagcagcccccagcaccagTATCCTGAAGATAAACAGTACCGTCAGCCAAACCTTGCCAATAACTGTGGAGTGCTCCTGCGCATTCTCTAACAGTCTCCCCAGGAAGCTCCAGTCACCCATTGCTTCAGATTTCCAACCTACGATAAGAACATTAGAGCAATTAGAGCAATGTTAAAGAATCTTATAATCACACAATGCCAGGGCAGAACAGATTGATCGTCAACAAATGACATTTCTTAAGTGCACTTCCTTCTGCAGAATATTGCACACTTGTGTTAAGAACTACACAACCCTGTGACCATGCAACCATGGGTTTTGGTGAGCACAGAAATGGGATGGTTAGTGCTTTCACCTAGCCGATACAGGTTTAAGTGTTTATGCAAATTGACAGGCAAGAATGACAAATAACCAGAATTTCTgcaagatttaaatatttaaaaaacatgattTCTCTGTTCCCTCCACCTGAGATGCCTCTAACTGTTCTTgcctatttttagaaaagaacaGATGGAAATCAGTTCAATTAAACAGAATATTCCTAGTATTAGTGTGACTGCACTTGTATCAGAATGTGATACAAAGTATGCCTAACTCTGATCATTTTACTGTTATTAGGATTTATTTACTCCTTTACTCCAGCATTCAGGAGATTAGTAATAACCCAGGTCTCTGCTATTTTCATactgcacaaacacagaaaaataactaCTCAAAACCTACAGaatttacagtttaattttggTATATGTACACCAACAAGCAGCATGTTCTCAAAGCCTGCTCATGTTTGAGTTTGCTTATTTCTAAAAAgagtattattttaataacttgaAATATTGGGAAGAATTGGAAATTCTGAAAGGAATGGTGGAAAGGTTTCTGTGCCATTTCCCCTACTGTCCTTCCAGTTGGCGTTACTGAACCACATGTActgcaacattattttaaaaaaacacaaaaaaaaccccaaaaaaattCAAGGGCATGTCAGCAACTGTGCACAgagattttcttggaaaaaaaaaataattgtatcctATGACCTTACTTCTATGATAAACAACTGGTATACATTCTCAGTAGTTTCCACCAATTCATGATGGGCTTCCCATGCCCAATTCTAGGCAGTAACATAACTTCTGATTTGGAAAGGCTTAAAggacaagacttttttttaagataagattCCTCACAAGGTGCCCTCAATTGAGAAACAAACTATTATCTGCTGGTATCACTTCTATTATCCTTGGCCTGTTCTTAATTGGAAAATATGTAAGAATATTGGAATATATGTAAGAAGTACCTTTAATTCTCCTAATTAACACACTTCTATATTTTCTATATCAATGTccaactgaaagcaaaatacaaaattttactTTCAACTAACTTCAATACTTTCAGAAATACTTAGATCATAATTATAATTCAGATATAACAATTTGCCTGTCAAAAAACACTATCAGAAAAGACTGATTATCCTCTTTAAAAACCTcagaatattttataaatataactGAATTACACtttaccctttttatttttatacgtATACTTCTAGTCCAAATATCCACCTATCTTACAGTTCCCAAGAAGAAAAGGTGTTCCTCATTACAGGTAGGAATTTACCACTGAGAAAATGTACGGTTCTCGATGTTATATTTACTGTGATTTCCAACAATGATGTCACTGTTTTTCCAGAGGAAGCATTTCCAAAGTCTGTACTGAACTTCTTTCAGGCTTTTACTTAAGGTAACCAAATAAATTAAAGttatttccattacttttttatAACTTGATTTTACTATGAGGCAATGAAATAGTAACTGCAGAACAGTATACTTTCCCACAGAAAGCAACAACACACCCAttagtattttgcatttttgtaaatCCTAGAATACTAATTCACTTTTTATCATCACAAAGTTAATTCAACAAAAActccccctgaaaaaaaatacatctttgatATTTTACACATTCCCTTTAATATAATTGAATTCTTTTTCCAGCATAGCACAGTAAAGTGCAAATGACAATATTAACAATGAAATACCGATTTTGTGTAGTAACATCCCTGGTCgtaaaacaaagtatttttaatcattttttgaAACATATTCAGATTTGTTTTTACAAGTGTATATTTTCCACTCTTAAAATAGTAACCCAAAAATGAACAGATTTTGTTAGAACACCTTATTTTTATGATCCCAGTTTAACAGGTTTGTATGATTTTAAAACTTAATCCTCAAACTTAATTTTATGAGGTTTACAATGTTTTGGATggtgaaataattttaactttgAGAAGTATTAATTTTTCAGGGaataatgaatttattttgtattttttttactgaaaaccaTTTGAAGATATATTCAGTTTAGTTCCACCTTTGGACAGAACTAAACAGTTGTTTGGGATATTCTAATTTTGAGTAGTAAAGATTGTTATGTAGGAACAGCAAAATGAATGTGATGCTTGATGAATTAAAGTTTAGCATAACCCTAAATCCAGTATTTCATTTGCCCGCTGTCCTTTGCATTATTCTGCCTCCCAGTTCAGTTCTCTCTGCCTCACTCTTTGTTTTCTATCCAGATCAAGCAAAATAGGCAGCTCAGATAATAAGCAGTCAAAGTTAGGGTTTGTTCTTTTGTTACTAATATTTGTAATAGAAAGTGTATTAATCAGCAAAAGTTAGCATATTAAACCttctttaattaattaattatggtCCATTTTCAGCATGGCTTCCACTACCCTTGCTTCCAACGGCACAGAGGCTGCACACTGTTCTTCATAAAGACAGATACTACCTTCTATTGTTTCAAAAAATGAAGTTTATATGCCCCCGTGAAAAATTATAACCCCTGCACTGTAAGGTGAACGGaggtagcaatttttttttcccctataggCACACTGCAGCATGTCTTACTGAAATCAAGAGGCAAGGTAGAGTTTGTGCTTTTCTGAAGAATTATCTAGTGATTagtgtaagaagaaaaataacaacttgcaaaaagtaaagaaaagatgATAAATAATACTATCTAACTTATCCTCAATCGTTCACCATTCACTAATACTACggaagatgtttttttctttttattacaggcCAGTAATGCCCCTGCTGAGATAATACAGAACACCAAAGACGTGACACGATGCATTTCTCAAAGGATACACTTTAAAAAGCTATTCTAATGCTTACATTAATTAAAAGACTTATTTCTGTATATCAGAGCTGTACACAACGAAAAAGTGTTTAAACAGTGAGCAGATATTTCACAGTGTCTTAACTGTGCAGAGGTGAAAACCTCAGTGTTCATCTTAGTATGAATTGCAGCAATCATTGCCTTGACTACAAATGTATATCGACAATAATACATAAATATGGGGACTAATTTCCAAGGGCAATGCAAAGATATGTATCTCCACTGTCTGGAAGGTTGTCAGAAATCCATGTCTCATACCTCTTTCAGTGTCAATACATCATCCAGTGAGTAATTCCTAAAGCCAATGTAACTCATCCAAAAATCACATCATCAAGTAACTTTGACTGCGTGACAGAAATAATGATTAAATATCAAACAAAACTGAAGGGCTCACAGACCTCACAGAATATTTGTCACCATTAAGTTCAAATATAAAATACCTAAATCTAAATTTTAACAGTCACAACTCCATATTTTAGCTGAGAACAATTCCAAGCTTGCTTTTGTAATATTACATAAACTTCAGCTGTACAGTACTACTTTCAgcactgctgaaatacagagctaGGCAACTCTTAAGCCCTCATCTTACATATGGATTGTGAAgggggacatttttttttctttctgtgcttggaaaaaaatcagataaagaAATGAAACATCTTTATCTGTATTTCATGACATTCATGCAGAAATACCTGACAGGGAATGACAGAGAATCTGTCTTAGAAAGCAATCCAATTCAGTGGTATGAAAAGCAAGGACTTCACGAACCATGGGATCATTTAATAAGAACTGGGAACTGTATATTGTTTGTGTCACTTAGAAAATCATTCCTCTGAGACAAATAAAAACTAGCATGGCATTCTGTTTAAGAATCAATGTTGTGCCATTACTTACTAAGTTTAGTACATGCACAAATACGCTTTGTGGatggtgggtgggtgtgtgtgtgtttgtatgcgTGTGACAAAGAGATTGAGCAGAAGactaaattttaaaagctgtgatgTCATATAAATCCCTCTACAGGAGAGAAATCATTACCATCTGGCATCTATAAACTTGCCAGTTAtcatttctatttctctttctgatGACATCAACGAAGAGGTTCATCACTATGTATTAAGTGTTTGAAATATAATAtcttaattatttataattttcatagaatcatagttttatttataattttactCATACAtgtatatgtttatgtatttatatacacatatgtacacatacacacacataaataacTAAACAGCTATGTTACATACATTACCAGATTATGACACCTGGTgtatttatgattttattatacTGGTATATCTAAAAAATGTCCCATAGCAATTTTTTAGAAACCTAACCTGTCCTTGGCCAAATACAATTTCGTAAATTCAgtccacattttctttcattttttgtgaCAGTCTAAAATCTTGGGATTTTGGCTTTTATCTTCAAAATTATCTAAATTTTACAAACCAGTCTGACAAAAGAATGCTATTAAAAACCAATTTACATTACCTTTGTTTTTACACTAAACAAACAGGCATCTCCATTACTACCAGATTTTTAACTCTGCTATTTTAAATCCAGTAAAAGTAGTCACCCTGCACAAAGTCTGCAGTGTGACCATGTCATTCCAGACAAACTGGCAGATAAGGAGGGACAGAATGAGCTACTATAATTTTCAGATACTACTATACTATACTACTATAATTTTCAAATACCATAATACTTATGGTATTTGGTCaggtacatatatatatgaaacaCAATGGCTAAGGTTTCATAATTTGCATTATAAACTTGTTTAAATGAGGACTTGAAAAATATCATTCTTCCTGCTTACAGCAGCATACTTTCAGACACATCTATCACCACTTCTATTGTATTTTAAACACTTGTTAAAAATGATCCCTTAGCTGATCTTGTTATTACCTTAAACTTACTTTACTGCTTTGGAGCCTCTTCCTTAAATCCCAGGCAAAATTCCTCTTGACGACTTCTTAACTTCACTTGACCTCTGAGTGAGTTTGGCCTGAGTAAAGGAAAAGCGTGAGGtgtgcagggctgagcccagaAGGAGAGCTACATCCCACCTGTTAAACTCCTCTGTTCCCTGGTGTAAGAAACCCTTGCTCTGATTCACAACTCGCAggagaaaaacaggaacaaaaaagtAACCCCTTTTATACTCAAATGCCATCTTAGAGCTCTGCATTGGAATTAAAAGACAGTGACTTACCAATAAAACTCTGAAAGGTGTGAAGGGTGTGGAGCTACCAAGGGACTATGGAATAGCCGTCGAACATGAGGGCAACAGTCCCTGCATCCCGAGTGAGTGAAGCATGAATGAAACAGATCTGTCAGGTGCCCACATACAATCAGCCACACAGATCTAAAAACTGCACAGTAAGGAGTGTCCCGCCCCCGCCACAGAtacacaaaggaaagaagagcCGTTCGGGCATTCAGAGACTCAAGACCCTATTTCACTGCAGAGCAGCAGGTACCCCAACAGACAGGTATCAGTCTGAGGGGACTTCAGGCAAATTACAGTAACTGCAAGGGAGACAGTGCTATCCACCCTGTTCAAACTTCTTAAAGTACATTTTTGTCCTACAGAAGCCATTAAATCTTTTTCTAGTTTAACTCTAAAATGTTCCAGTGGgattttccctttaaatttcCCTTAAAGGGAAACTCTAGATCTGGCTCCTCGGTTCAACTCCTTCTTCATATCTATGTCAGTGTCTTAAAGACCTAACACACACTCTGGAGTCCCAGTAACATCCTAAGCTTATGTGATTTCTTCAGTGAGTCAGGGATgaatacaaatacatttctgatACTCCTTTTGcctacaagagagaaaaaaaaaaaaacacaaaaaaaaccccaaaggaaacAACTTTTCTTGCTTATAACATTGGCAAACTTTTGCATAATCAAGCTATAAATATCTGCCAAAGAATATTTATTCATCTCAAATAGTTTGCATCCCTTGCGAGTTCTAAGTGAACGAGTAACTAGCATGTTTTTGGTAACTCTGACTGAAGATGCAACCAAAGCGAGGTAAAAGCCTGGTCCATGCAGGGAGGCCACCCAGCCACTTTCCCCACTATCAGGAGAAAGTGTTTGTAAGGGCCAGATAACTTAGAGCT
Encoded here:
- the GJA3 gene encoding gap junction alpha-3 protein isoform X3 codes for the protein MGDWSFLGRLLENAQEHSTVIGKVWLTVLFIFRILVLGAAAEEVWGDEQSDFTCNTQQPGCENVCYDKAFPISHIRFWVLQIIFVSTPTLIYLGHVLHIVRMEEKRKEKEELKKKGSIKDSNYPGAASSGSGSGGGGNNIKDPLGKKGKEKLPIRDGRGRIRMGGALLRTYVFNIIFKTLFEVGFIVGQYFLYGFELKPVYQCSRSPCPHTVDCFISRPTEKTIFIIFMLVVASVSLLLNMLEMYHLGWKKLKQGMTSRYSLEMPVATMTPVMVSGESKPVALPPPSPPVVVTTAAPPPVLPDTRAVTPLLTPVTTAPYYAAATPRPRPPSNTASMASYPVAPPAPEERHRAVSPTPISTPVTIPTPIPTPTPAVINYFNSNRHALAAEQNWVNMAAEQQGKVLPSSAASSTPSSVRHPLPEQEEPLEQLLPPPAGPPVAVANSGSSTSLSGASGSKWDVEGEEELSEERPISAACTTVEMHEPPLLVDARRLSRANTESFS
- the GJA3 gene encoding gap junction alpha-3 protein isoform X2, which produces MGDWSFLGRLLENAQEHSTVIGKVWLTVLFIFRILVLGAAAEEVWGDEQSDFTCNTQQPGCENVCYDKAFPISHIRFWVLQIIFVSTPTLIYLGHVLHIVRMEEKRKEKEELKKKGSIKDSNYPGAASSGSGSGGGGNNIKDPLGKKGKEKLPIRDGRGRIRMGGALLRTYVFNIIFKTLFEVGFIVGQYFLYGFELKPVYQCSRSPCPHTVDCFISRPTEKTIFIIFMLVVASVSLLLNMLEMYHLGWKKLKQGMTSRYSLEMPVATMTPVMVSGESKPVALPPPSPPVVVTTAAPPPVLPDTRAVTPLLTPVTTAPYYAAATPRPRPPSNTASMASYPVAPPAPEERHRAVSPTPISTPVTIPTPIPTPTPAVINYFNSNRHALAAEQNWVNMAAEQQGKVLPSSAASSTPSSVRHPLPEQEEPLEQLLPPPAGPPVAVANSGSSTSLSGASGSKWDVEGEEELSEERPISAACTTVEMHEPPLLVDARRLSRAKLCENVSDPNATF
- the GJA3 gene encoding gap junction alpha-3 protein isoform X1; translated protein: MGDWSFLGRLLENAQEHSTVIGKVWLTVLFIFRILVLGAAAEEVWGDEQSDFTCNTQQPGCENVCYDKAFPISHIRFWVLQIIFVSTPTLIYLGHVLHIVRMEEKRKEKEELKKKGSIKDSNYPGAASSGSGSGGGGNNIKDPLGKKGKEKLPIRDGRGRIRMGGALLRTYVFNIIFKTLFEVGFIVGQYFLYGFELKPVYQCSRSPCPHTVDCFISRPTEKTIFIIFMLVVASVSLLLNMLEMYHLGWKKLKQGMTSRYSLEMPVATMTPVMVSGESKPVALPPPSPPVVVTTAAPPPVLPDTRAVTPLLTPVTTAPYYAAATPRPRPPSNTASMASYPVAPPAPEERHRAVSPTPISTPVTIPTPIPTPTPAVINYFNSNRHALAAEQNWVNMAAEQQGKVLPSSAASSTPSSVRHPLPEQEEPLEQLLPPPAGPPVAVANSGSSTSLSGASGSKWDVEGEEELSEERPISAACTTVEMHEPPLLVDARRLSRASKSSSCRARSDDLAV